A region of Neovison vison isolate M4711 chromosome 7, ASM_NN_V1, whole genome shotgun sequence DNA encodes the following proteins:
- the C7H19orf85 gene encoding uncharacterized protein C19orf85 homolog, with the protein MHPGVPAVPAVSEPSPRELCAFVSGATTHMLRTLHPRRTRPPKRRPNHRRFLHNQICRQFAKIEAATQELALSILSQEAPPQRPPPRRPPPPPPSPFLGVACAVAPTEAPYASPSLSLAALDASTLDLFDDIELTPECPSVPSELSCCTWGQPDLRQPSHFYNPPPPPSNALEGVDGPWASEGDWVGRWEVPCACHSQGIPEGWGTCSP; encoded by the exons ATGCACCCCGGGGTGCCTGCAGTCCCTGCAGTCTCTGAACCCAGCCCCCGGGAACTGTGTGCCTTCGTGAGCGGGGCCACTACCCACATGCTGCGCACCCTGCACCCCCGGCGGACCCGGCCCCCCAAAAGGAGGCCCAACCACAGGAGGTTTCTGCACAACCAGATCTGCAG GCAGTTTGCCAAGATTGAAGCTGCCACCCAGGAGCTGGCCCTGTCTATCCTGTCCCAGGAGGCACCTCCACAGAGACCTCCGCCCCGAAGACCACCCCCACCGCCTCCGTCCCCCTTCCTGGGGGTGGCCTGTGCTGTGGCTCCCACCGAGGCACCCTATGCCAGCCCCAGCCTGAGCCTCGCGGCCCTGGACGCCTCCACCCTCGACCTCTTTGATGATATTGAACTCACCCCAGAGTGTCCCTCAGTGCCATCTGAGTTGTCCTGCTGCACTTGGGGCCAACCAGACCTGAGGCAGCCTTCACATTTCTataatcccccaccccctccctcaaaTGCCCTGGAGGGTGTGGACGGGCCCTGGGCTTCAGAGGGGGATTGGGTGGGCAGGTGGGAGGTGCcctgtgcctgccattctcaGGGAATCCCTGAG